The following is a genomic window from Hymenobacter chitinivorans DSM 11115.
GCCGTGGCCCGGGTGTCGGCCACGGGGCAGTGGCAGTCGGTGGCGTACCCCGGTGCCAGCTACGGCAGCAGCAGCACGCCGCTGGGCCTGGCCCTCGACGGCAGCGGAAACCTGGCCGTAGCGGGTTCTTTCTACGGACCTTACCTGCAGTTTGGCAGCCAGACGCTGGATAATAGCGCCAACCTGGGGCCCGGTCCCTCGAGCACGCCCACGATGCTGCTGGCCAAGCTCAATCCCGCCGCCGGCACGTGGCAGTGGGCGGCGGCGCCTAGTTTGGGCGGCAGCTCCCGCACTACCTCCGTCGCGACGGATGCGGCCGGTAATGTATACGTGACGGGCACCTTCAGCGGGGCCGTGCGCTTTGGCACTAGCGAGCTGCTCAGTAATGGTAGTACCGATGTGTTCGTAGCCAAACGCTCGGCCGAAGGCCAGTGGCTCTGGGCCACCAAGGGCGGTGGCTTAGGCTCCGAGGAAAGCCAGGATTTGGTCTTGCTGCCCAACGGCACGATTACCATTACTGGAGCCTGCGGGCGAAACGCTATTTTCGGCTTTACTACGCTTACCTGGGGCGGCTCTGATGCCTTTGTGGCCCGTATGAGTCCCGACGGCCAGTGGCAGTGGGCCGTGGGAGTAGGAGCCTCGCAGGCCCAGGGCAACAGCGTGGCCGTGGATGCGGCCGGCAATGCCTACGTAACGGGCCGTATGCTGGCCTACTGGTTTTCCGACGTGTTTGTATCCAAGGTGTCGGCGGATGGACGCCTGCTCTGGACCACCACCGCGGGCGGTAGTACCGAAGATGAAGGCAAGGGTATCGGGGTGGACGCGGCGGGCAACGTGTACGTCAGTGGGGCGTACCGCAGCCAGCGTCCCATTTTCGGCAGTACCCAGCTGCTGGTTATCGGGTACGGGCAAAATGGGGGGCAGGGGGATATCTTCGTGGGCAAGCTCAGTCCGGCGGGCCAGTGGCAGTGGGTGCGGCAGGCGGGCAGTGCTTACGAAGACCAGGGCACCGACCTCGCCGTGGATGGGGCCGGCAACGCCTACCTCACCGGCAGCTGCGCCGGCGAAAGTTGGTTTGGCAGCTTCTCTGTGGCTGGTTCGGGCCAGGAAACCAAAGCCTTCGTAGCCAAAATCAATTCGGCCGGGCAGTGGCAGTGGGCCTCGGCTACCAATGCCGGCAGTGCCACGGGCGTGGCCTTGGCCCTCGAACCCGGCGGGGCCTGCGTGCTCACGGGTACCCTCAACGACGCGGTTGCCTTCGGCGACCATCTGGTGGCCCCAACGGACCCCTACAGCCTGTTTGTGGCCCGCCTCGATGAGCTGGGCAAGTGGAGCTGGGCCCTCAGCGGTGCCGGGAGCAATTATTCCTATTCTAGCACAGGAGTGGCTCTGGCGGCCGGGGGCAGCGTGTACGCGGTGGGCAGCTTCGGCAGCGCCGCCCGCTTCGGTTCCCTGGCCAGCCTGCGCGGGGGCCTGGTCAACCCCACGGGCTACCTGGCCCGCGTCACCACCTCGGCCGCGCCCACTCTGACGCTGTGGCCCAACCCCGCGCAGGGCGCCGCCCAAGCCACGCTGGCCCCGGCCGCCCACGAGCGGCAGGTGCGCCTCGTGGACGGGACCGGGCGGGTGGTGCGTACCCAGAGCCTTCGGGCGGGTGCCACCCAGGCCCTGCTCACCCTAAATGGGCTCCGCGCCGGGCTTTACGTTGTGCAGTGCGAGGGCACGGCCCAGCAGCTGGTGGTGCAGTAAGCGCCAATAAGCCCGGAAAAGGGCAGGGTCAAAACCGCGGCTTGCTTCCGGCGTATAGAAAAGCGGCCCGCTCCCCGGGCTGTTTTTCTATTTCCAACCCCGCTGCTTCCCGCAGCTTACCCGAGTAAAGCCATGGCCAATTCCCCCCAGAAAACCGATAAGAAGACCGATACCAAAACGGACAATACGCCCGGCGCTATTGGTGCCTCAGCCGCCAACCCCATTGACCCCGCCACCTCTTCGCCCACCATCGACACGGAAGCCGGCGTGACCATGGGCGACGGTATCCGCCACCTGCACAGCTTGGCCAAGGGCGACGAAGACTTCATCAACGGTACCGACGACCACGCCGACCGCCGCAACCAGCCCGACACCGAGCAGGAACACCGCGACCAGCTCAACAAGCAGTAACCAGCTTCTGTCGAACAAGCAAAAAAGCCCGAATCAAACTTGATTCGGGCTTTTTTGTGGGTAAACAGCGCGGTTACTTAACCATCAGCGTCTTCACCGCCCCGGTCGACTTGTTGACCTCGAAGGCGGCTTTGTTGGGCATGCGGCCGGCCCAGTCGGTGCGGGGCACCAGCACCTGCCAGTGGTCATCTACCTCGAAGGCGGTGGCCGAGTCGACGACGAAGAGCTTGGCGTTGGGCAAGCCCTGCACGTAGCGGCCAATGGCAGTACGAGCTTCGGCCTCGGTGGAAACGGCCGTGCCGGTGGCCGGCGCCGGGGGGGCAATGGTATCGGCAGTGGGCGGGGTGGCCGAGTCGGTGGCGGGCTTCTGCTGGCAGCTGCCGAACAGGCCGGCCGCCCCGAGCAGCAGGAAAGGAAGGACTTTTTTCATGGGCGTAAAGTACGGCAGCAAATACAAACCGGCCGGCGCCGCGGGCCGGGAGGCTACAGTTTCCCCGGGCAACAGTACGGCCGCCGCACTCCCACAAACCAGCCAAAAGGCCTGCGGCAATTCTATTAGGAGCCCGGAGTAGTGCTTCCGACTAACCCCTACTTGCCTGCCCGGGGCAGAAATTGGACCCGGATGTCGCCGGTCTGCTTATGAACGGTGAAAGCCGCGGAATTGGGTTTGCGGCCCTCCCCGGGAATGCTGGGTACCAGCACCAGCCAGTTCCTATCGGCTTGCATGACCATAGCCGAGTCGAAATTGTACTCGCCGCCCTCGGGCATCTCCTGCAGGTAAGAATTTACGGCTTCGCGGGCCTGGGCTTCGTTGGTCACCGCGGCAGCAGTAGTAGCAGTTGCGGGGGCGGCACGGTCGGGAGTTGGTTGGCAGGCGGTGGCACTCAGGGCCCCCGCTAGCAGCCAGGAAAGGGCTTTGATCATGCGGCAAAGGAACGCCGCAACTTGCCAAAAAAACAATCAGGGCTGAAGCCGGCCGCGGGTCTGGAACTGGAACAGGCGGAAGGAGCGGCGCACGTAAAACGCCGGAAAGGTAATTTCACCTGCCGCCCCGTCGGCAAAGTACGTTTTCTGGGTCCGGGGCCCGAGCGAATCGTAGCGGAAGGTGATGCCCAGCACGTTGGTTTCGGCCGTGCTGATGGTGGTATCGAGGCGGGTGCGCTGCTGGCGCGACTCGGCCACGATGCGGTGCAGACCCGGACGCAGATACAGCCGGCGGCGCAACCGGTCGTCGGCGCTTTTATATTTCGCCACCAGCGTATCCAGCACCAGCTTTCCGTCGCAGCGCACGGTAATATCCACCTGCTTTTCCTGGCTGTCGTTGACTACCTGCAGGCGTACTTCCCGGGCCGGGTCACAGGCCGCGAGCAGCACGAGCAAGCCCGAAAGAAGCGGAGTGCGCATGATTGAAAAAGGGCCCGTAGCCGGGTGTTGAACCAGTAGTGCTAAAAAATCGGGCCGGGTGGAAGCCCGCAACTAAGCAACCCCACCCGGGTACAAGCAAAAGCCCCAACTGCCGCAGGGACAGTCGGGGCCTTCGGGCGCAAGTCGGGCCGCTTAGTGAGCGTGGATACGCTTACGCTTCTGGCGGCGGCGCTCCTGGGCCTGCTTAACGCGGCGGTAGAGGGCCTCCTGGGCAGTTTCGGTCCGAACTTCGGCTGTCTGGTTAGTTGCAGCGGCTTGATTGGTAGTAGCCATGATGAAAATGGTTAAGCGAAAAGATGGGTGATTAGAAATTATATACCCCCGTGGGGCCCGCCGGGTTTACCCCAGCCGTAGGTTTTGCGGAAGCCGGGCCAAGGTACGGTTATTCTCGTGGGGCCGCCTGCACCACGCTGGCCGAAACCAGCCGGGCTGCTTTTTTGTCTGGAAAGAAACTGCCGGCGGCGCGGGCGGCGTGCAACCGTATAGCTGGCGCCCGGCTCTTTTTCCGACCTGCTCAGTTCCTAGCGAAAAAACAATGAAAGCGACATTACCCATCCTGGCCCTGGCCACCGTTCTGGCCACTGCCTGCGCCGACGAACGTCCCGACGTCGTGACGCCCGAGGGCTGCGGCTCGGTTATCGTCCAGGAAAACGTGGATGGCCGCGGCCTGGTCCGCTACGACGCCCAGAACCAGGTATATACCATTCGCTCCAGCGTGGCCGGCACCACCAACGGGCAGATTGTGGGCTTTGTCTGCGGCGCGTTGCCCGAGGCCTTTCGCCAGGATTCGTTGCCGGTCAGCTTCACGGGCACCTACACGCAGTACACCAAGGCGGTGCCGCCGGACCCCGGGCTGGAATATTACTACCTGAGCTTGTCCCGCCTGGAGGCCATAACGGGCGAATAATGCCGCGTTATGCTAAAAAAGGGTAGTATTAAGCCTGGTTTGGGATTCACGGCCGGCCCGGGTTCGGCGGCCCCATAGGCAGTTTTTGCGTGCTACACTTCCGCTTTCTGCGTTTTGCCGGCCTGTTGCTGGGCCTGGCGGTGCTGCTCGGCTCGGCCGTGCCCGGCCCGGTGGTCCAAACGCGAGACTTCAGTTCCTACTTCGCGGCCCACGGACTGCGGGGCTCCTTGCTGGTGTTGAATGGGGCCACCGGGCAGTACACGGCCTATGACGAGGCGCGGTGCCGGCAGGGCTTTTTGCCCGCTTCCACGTTCAAGATTCCCAACACACTTATTGGCCTCGAAACCGGGGCCGTGCGCGACACGGCCGAGGTGTTCCGCTGGGACGGTAAAAAGCGCAGCTTCCCGCAGTGGAACCAGGATATGAGTCTGGCCCAGGCCCTGCGGGTATCGTGCGTGCCCTGCTACCAGCAAATAGCCCGGCGCGTGGGGGCCAAGCGCTACCAGCAGTGGCTGCCCAAGCTGCGCTTCGGGCGCATGCAGGTGACGCCCGCTACCGTCGACTCGTTTTGGCTGGTAGGTTCCTCGCGCATCACCCAGTTCGAGCAAATCGACTTTCTGCAGCGGCTCCAGCAGGGTAAACTGCCCATTAGTAAGCGCAACCAGGACCTGACTAAAACTCTGCTGGAACTCAGCCGCGGGCCGGGTTGGGTGCTGCGGGGCAAAACCGGCTGGGCCATGCGGGAGGGGCAAGACAACGGCTGGTTTGTGGGCTGGGTGGAGCAAACCGGCCAGGTGTATTTCTTTGCCCTGAATGTGGAACCCGCCGATGGCCAGCCAGCCACGAGCAGCTTTGGTCCGGGCCGCCGGGCTCTGACCGAGGACATCCTGCGGCAGGAGTTTGGGTTGCTGGCGGGGCCGGGCAAGTAAGCCGATTGCGCCGCTTCGAGTATGAATATCACCATCCTGACTGTGCCCGGCCTGGGCAGCTCCGGCCCGGAGCACTGGCAGACGAAGTGGGAGACGCGCTACGGCTACCAGCGCGTGGAGCAGCCCGAGTGGGACGCGCCCCGCCGCCCCGACTGGGTAGCCACGCTGGCCCAGGCCGTGCGGGCCGCGCCCGGCCCCGTGGTTTTGGTGGCCCACAGCCTGGCCTGCAGCACCATTGCCTACTGGGCCCGGCACTACAACACGAGCCAGGTGCGCGGGGCCCTGCTGGTAGCTCCCGCCGACACCGAGCAGGCCGACTTTCCGGCTGCGGCCGTCGGCTTTGCACCTATGCCGCTGCGGGAGCTGCCGTTTCCTAGTATTGTGGTGGCTTCCACCAACGACCAGTACGTGACTCTGGCGCGGGCCGCGGCGTTTGCCCGAGCCTGGGGCAGCCGGCTGGTCGACGTGGGGGCGCTGGGGCACCTGAATTCCGCGTCTGGGTTAGATGAGTGGCCCGTGGGGCACACCTTGCTGCAGGAGCTGGTAGCCGGGGCCAGCCGCTTGGCATAGCCCAAAAAAAGTCGGCGCCCGTTCCTGACATACGCTGATACCTGGTGCCAGCGGCAGAGCGGGCTGCTTACTCGGTTGCGGGAGAAGCGGGCTGCGGCTCGTCGGGCCCCATAGTTGGCGCAACGTCCTCGGCTGACTCGTCGGTGGCCAAAGCCGGAGCGAGGCGGTCCTTGAAGCGGGCGTAGAGGGCATTCATGCCCAGCAGCAGCAGGCCCATTAGAATAAATACCACCGCCCGGGTAATAGTGCCGCGCTGACTCAGGTCGAAGAACACGAGACGCACCAGGCAGATAAGCACGCCGGCCAGGGAGGCGTAGCGGAAATCCTGACGGCGCAAAAGCAGGCTGCTCACGAATAGGGCCACTACCTCCAGCATCAGCAGTACCGTGAGCACCGACCGGTCGAAGGACTGCACGAGCAGTACGGTAAGGGCCCCGAAAGCCGGGTACAGCAGGGCTGCCACCAGCTGCCGGGAACTGAGCTGGCCAAGGCGGGCCAGGCCACTCAGGCCCGCAGGCCAGGAGAGCGGCTCGGCCGGAGCATAGGATTGCAAAGCCAGGGCGGCGTAGGCAAACTGCAGGGCTACGGCCCCGGCCGTGGTCAGCCACCGGATGCTCAGCAGCTGCCCGGGCGCAAGGTAGCGCAGGGCCACGGAGGTCGTCGAGAAGGCGGAAAGCCAGAAAAACAGCACGCCGTAGAGCTGCAGGCGGCGCAGGCGGGCGGGCAGGTGGCGGCCACCCAGGGTAAGGGCAAAGGCCAAAACCAGCCACAGCAGAGCCTGCCAGGTGAGCGGTACTTCATCCCAGAGCGTGAAGCTCAGAAACAGCACCGTCAGCTCGGGCAAATACGGGTGCAGAAGCTGCCAACTACGGTACACGGGAGCGGTAGTCGGGGGCTGGCGCCAAGCCAGGCCGGTCAGCACCAGCACCAGGGCCGCGGCCGAAAGGCGCCGGGCCGGAAGGTGCCAGAGCTCGGCCGTACCGTTCATCACCGCGGTGAAGTGCCAGAGCAGGGCCCACAGCAGCAAACCATAGGCTACGTGCAGTAAGTAGCGGTCCGGATTGCCTTGGCGGGTTAGGGCGGCAGGGTCGGGGAAGCGGCGGCGCAGCCACTGG
Proteins encoded in this region:
- a CDS encoding SBBP repeat-containing protein — translated: MLFSTLFLFRRPCWLLAAVLLLGSAGLAAAQVPVFESATTVGPGIGVNNGTAQAASTAFDAAGNVYVTGTFSGTISFGAQVLTSGRELAAVFVAKASPAGQWLWAVSGGAGKAYSNDVTNIGEDIAVDGSGNVLVTGSFMASDGEQARFGEFVIPGTYGPRAFVAKLSSAGQWQWVQVPGGEGDSFGRSLALDAAGNVLVTGQYSSTASFGSLTLTNSNGYTAGFTGKLSPAGEWQWAVAMPGQARSSAGLYHSAGVAADAAGNVYLLGSFGGATVTLGSVTLTNSYSSSTNSSLDLYVAKLSAQGQWQWAVRAGGLDTEFAGDLVVDAAGNTYFAGQFRSNATFGPFTLRVSGADKFVAKLNTQGQWQWATQGNSYYSNANALVLNPNGGVYVAGRDDNTLAVARVSATGQWQSVAYPGASYGSSSTPLGLALDGSGNLAVAGSFYGPYLQFGSQTLDNSANLGPGPSSTPTMLLAKLNPAAGTWQWAAAPSLGGSSRTTSVATDAAGNVYVTGTFSGAVRFGTSELLSNGSTDVFVAKRSAEGQWLWATKGGGLGSEESQDLVLLPNGTITITGACGRNAIFGFTTLTWGGSDAFVARMSPDGQWQWAVGVGASQAQGNSVAVDAAGNAYVTGRMLAYWFSDVFVSKVSADGRLLWTTTAGGSTEDEGKGIGVDAAGNVYVSGAYRSQRPIFGSTQLLVIGYGQNGGQGDIFVGKLSPAGQWQWVRQAGSAYEDQGTDLAVDGAGNAYLTGSCAGESWFGSFSVAGSGQETKAFVAKINSAGQWQWASATNAGSATGVALALEPGGACVLTGTLNDAVAFGDHLVAPTDPYSLFVARLDELGKWSWALSGAGSNYSYSSTGVALAAGGSVYAVGSFGSAARFGSLASLRGGLVNPTGYLARVTTSAAPTLTLWPNPAQGAAQATLAPAAHERQVRLVDGTGRVVRTQSLRAGATQALLTLNGLRAGLYVVQCEGTAQQLVVQ
- the blaOXA gene encoding class D beta-lactamase, which translates into the protein MLHFRFLRFAGLLLGLAVLLGSAVPGPVVQTRDFSSYFAAHGLRGSLLVLNGATGQYTAYDEARCRQGFLPASTFKIPNTLIGLETGAVRDTAEVFRWDGKKRSFPQWNQDMSLAQALRVSCVPCYQQIARRVGAKRYQQWLPKLRFGRMQVTPATVDSFWLVGSSRITQFEQIDFLQRLQQGKLPISKRNQDLTKTLLELSRGPGWVLRGKTGWAMREGQDNGWFVGWVEQTGQVYFFALNVEPADGQPATSSFGPGRRALTEDILRQEFGLLAGPGK
- a CDS encoding RBBP9/YdeN family alpha/beta hydrolase, whose amino-acid sequence is MNITILTVPGLGSSGPEHWQTKWETRYGYQRVEQPEWDAPRRPDWVATLAQAVRAAPGPVVLVAHSLACSTIAYWARHYNTSQVRGALLVAPADTEQADFPAAAVGFAPMPLRELPFPSIVVASTNDQYVTLARAAAFARAWGSRLVDVGALGHLNSASGLDEWPVGHTLLQELVAGASRLA